Proteins from a genomic interval of Lolium perenne isolate Kyuss_39 chromosome 1, Kyuss_2.0, whole genome shotgun sequence:
- the LOC127304159 gene encoding endo-1,4-beta-xylanase 4 encodes MVTMRNFVGKLVLSLLCISLFQGCMVQSVEYDHTASIECLRDPMKPLYKGGVIQNGEFNNGLMGWSTYRNIKAGVAKSPSGNRFAVVHGASSSLSGNGDAAASQSHSVYQKIQMQGDTHYSLSAWLQVSAGAAHVRAVVKTPNGENITAGAVDAQSGCWTMLKGGMTAQAYHSGQGEVFFESDGPVDIWVDSVSLQPFSFEEWDSHTRQSANKARRSTVKFIARGVDGAPMANANVSIELLRAGFPFGNTMTKEILSLPAYEKWFFSRFTVATMENEMKWYSTEWNPNQEDYRIPDDMLKLAQKYGVKVRGHNVFWDDQNSQIKWVRPMNLDQLKAAMQKRLKSVVSRYAGKLIHWDVVNENLHFNFFETKLGPNASPMIYQQVGQIDHTAILFMNEFNTLEQPMDPNGTPTKYVAKMKLIKGYPGNGGLKLGVGLESHFSTPNLPYVRGALDTLAQLKLPMWMTEVDVVKGPNQVKFLEQVLREGYGHPGVQGIVMWAAWHANGCYVMCLTDNNFNNLPVGALVDKLIAEWKTHKTAATTDANGLVELDLVHGDYKLTVNHPSLETAATKTMTVDATSDHTISLKA; translated from the exons ATGGTGACAATGAGGAACTTCGTTGGGAAATTGGTGCTCTCTTTGCTATGCATCTCACTCTTCCAAG GATGCATGGTCCAGTCTGTGGAATATGATCACACGGCTAGCATTGAG TGCCTCCGCGATCCGATGAAGCCCCTCTACAAAGGCGGCGTCATCCAGAACGGCGAGTTCAACAATGGACTAATGGGGTGGTCGACGTACCGGAACATAAAGGCCGGCGTCGCAAAGTCGCCGTCCGGCAACAGGTTCGCCGTGGTGCACGGCGCGAGCAGCTCCCTGTCGGGCAACGGCGACGCTGCCGCCTCACAGTCCCACAGCGTCTACCAGAAGATCCAGATGCAGGGCGACACCCACTACTCGCTATCAGCATGGTTACAAGTGTCGGCCGGCGCGGCCCACGTGAGGGCGGTGGTCAAGACCCCCAACGGCGAGAACATCACCGCCGGAGCCGTGGACGCCCAGTCCGGCTGCTGGACCATGCTCAAAGGTGGTATGACGGCGCAGGCGTACCATTCCGGACAAGGAGAGGTCTTCTTCGAG AGCGACGGGCCCGTGGACATCTGGGTGGACAGTGTCTCCCTGCAGCCCTTCTCCTTCGAGGAGTGGGACAGTCACACGCGTCAGTCAGCCAACAAGGCTCGCCGGAGCACCGTCAAGTTCATCGCGAGGGGCGTCGACGGCGCGCCGATGGCGAACGCTAACGTGAGCATCGAGCTCCTCCGTGCCGGATTCCCGTTCGGCAACACGATGACAAAGGAAATCCTCAGCCTTCCGGCCTACGAGAAGTGGTTCTTCTCGCGCTTCACTGTGGCCACCATGGAGAACGAGATGAAGTGGTACAGCACCGAGTGGAACCCCAACCAGGAGGACTACCGCATCCCAGATGATATGCTCAAGCTCGCCCAGAAGTACGGCGTCAAG GTGCGGGGGCACAATGTGTTCTGGGACGACCAGAACTCGCAGATCAAGTGGGTGAGGCCAATGAACCTTGATCAGCTCAAGGCGGCAATGCAGAAGCGGCTCAAGTCCGTGGTGTCACGGTACGCCGGGAAGCTCATCCACTGGGACGTGGTGAACGAGAACCTGCACTTCAACTTCTTCGAGACCAAGCTAGGACCCAACGCGTCGCCCATGATCTACCAGCAGGTCGGCCAGATCGACCACACCGCCATCCTCTTCATGAACGAGTTCAACACGCTTGAGCAGCCCATGGACCCCAACGGCACGCCCACCAAATACGTCGCAAAGATGAAGCTCATCAAAGGCTACCCCGGCAACGGCGGCCTCAAGCTCGGCGTCGGGCTGGAGAGCCACTTCTCCACGCCCAACCTCCCCTATGTCAGGGGCGCCCTCGACACGCTCGCGCAGCTCAAGCTGCCCATGTGGATGACCGAGGTCGACGTCGTCAAGGGCCCCAACCAGGTCAAGTTCCTGGAGCAGGTGTTGAGGGAAGGGTACGGCCACCCCGGCGTGCAGGGCATCGTGATGTGGGCGGCGTGGCACGCAAACGGATGCTACGTTATGTGCCTCACGGACAACAACTTCAACAACCTCCCCGTCGGCGCTCTCGTCGACAAGCTCATCGCCGAGTGGAAGACCCACAAGACGGCCGCCACCACTGACGCCAATGGATTGGTCGAGCTGGACCTCGTCCATGGCGATTACAAGCTAACGGTGAACCACCCGTCGCTCGAGACGGCCGCCACCAAGACCATGACGGTGGATGCGACATCCGACCACACCATCAGTTTGAAGGCGTAG